The Lathyrus oleraceus cultivar Zhongwan6 chromosome 5, CAAS_Psat_ZW6_1.0, whole genome shotgun sequence genome includes the window CGGTCCTATGTGTGCCAAATTCctgtcgaagtttctcttgtcCACATGGTTTACTTCTGCTCTGAAGTAACTTTGGTCGGCTTCGACATTCTCTACCACGCCATCTTCTCTCCAGATAGATATTCTTTGATGCATAGTCGAAGGGACCGCTTCCATTCCATGTATCCACTCTCTCCCCAGTAGTAAGTTGTAATTTTCTTTTGCAGGTATTACCATAAACATCGTTGGTCTTGTGATTGACCCAACAGTTAAGTCCACTTGTATGACGCCCAACGTCTGTCCTATCTTTCCTTCATAATTTGACAGTACCATGTTGTGAGGTTTGACGTCAGTGTCGAACATCCCTATCTTTTTCAACATGAATTGGGGCATCAAATTAACGGTTGCTCCCCCGTCCACCAAGACTTTATTCACTCCCACCAGTCCAACTTTGGCCCTAATGTATAGGGGTTTAAGGTGACTCTGCATCCCCTGGTGTGGCCTTTCGAACATAGCGTTCTGTTCTTCGACATCACCATTGTTCAGAACATAATAACACACTGGTTGATGCTTTGCCATCTCCGCAGCGTCCGCTTCCTCATTATCTTCGACCTCTGTTTCCTGGTTATACTCGTACGGCAAGACTGAGACCACGTTACAATTCATATTCACGGAAGACACTCCGTCGGACTCGAAATCATCTGTGAGCATTTCCTCTTCTTTCGCTTGTTCCTTCTGAACCTTATGAGTTATGTTTTCATCTGGAAATAACTTTCTTCCTACGGGTGGTTTGGTCGAATCCATGATATTTGGGGGATTCTTGACGCTGTTGGATTCTCCAGTTTCTCTTTGATTCAtttctctttcttctttcctCATCCTTTGATGCCTTCTCCATTGGGATCTCGACATAAGGTTCTTTCCTTTGTAATTTTCTAACCCGACAACCTCTCTTTTGGACACCTGAAATTGTTTTCTTTACGCCCACGAGGTTCTTCCTCCATCTTCGAAACTCCTCCATTTTCCTTTCTTTGATCCCGCCTGAGTCCACTTGTCCTTAGGGACTTCTGCTGGCAATTTAAACATGACTCTCTTCGCCCTTGGGTGAGGGTTATCCGGTCTCCTAGGTGCTCCCATCTTGTCGAAGCTATACATGTTTGGATTTCCTCCATGCCCGTCCCAACCTTGGTCATATGGGATTCTTTCGAATGCTTCGGCTAATTCTCTATTGTACACTGCCCCACACCTGGGACACATCAAACATTTCGTTTCATATTTGTAGCAGCGCACAATGAAACCCAGAAGGCTCTCTCCTGATGTGGGATACACCTTCTGCAATTGGCTTTCTTTCCTCCAGTTTCTCTCGGTCTTTGTTCGTTGCCATCCCTCGTAATCCTCAGCCACCCTTCGAGATATCCTGATGCTGCATCTAGGGCACAACAATATGTCAGCATTCTTTTTGTGACATCTCCAGAGATACTCACGTAGGCTTTCGTTGGCTTTAGGATAGCCACACTTCGTCCCTTCTTGCTCCATCTTCAAACATTCCTCCACTTCCTCCATTTCTGAGGGAATTTGCTTCAGGTCTACCATGTTGACGCCCATACTAGCGCCATCAGTGATTGAAATTGCTTCGAACTTCTTTCTTAGGCCCTCAGTAGCCTCGGTTGTTTTCCCTTTAAGACCTTCAGTGGTCCTTGGTTCGACGTTAGCCACCTCTTTGCCCTTGATAGAAGTTCCAAAGGAAACGTCGTTACTTAGGCCATCAGTAGCCTGCTTTCCATCCAAGGTGTAGCCTCCAGTTCCTGTTGCTTTTGCAGCCTCCACTTCCCTTACGTCAACCATGTTGATTTCGACAGGCTTAACATATTTGGTCTCAACAACGTTAAGGGGATCGGTATCAACTTTCATCTGGTTTTTTCCTTTGTCGACGAACTTGAGGCGGCCATCCCTGATTGTGTTCTGaataagatccctgaaaagaaagcaTTGTGAAGTTTTCTGGCCCAAAAAACTGTGATATTTACAGAAACCTCGTTTCTTTCGTTGTTCTAACGGAGGAATCTTGGTATTAGGAGGAACTATCATTTGGCCATCTTTTACTAATAGATCGAAGATCTCGTCACATTTGGTAACATCAAATGTGTAAGTCTTTTTGGGAAATCTATCGTTCTTTTCAGTTTCGACAGGATTTCTGCCATTCGAAGGTGTAAGTAATTTGCAGGCGTAGGGTGGTGCTTCTTTTAATTCTGCCAAATCTACTTCGAATTCCTCAAGACCATAGGGGTCTTCAGCAATTTCAGACTCTTCGTCTTTGAATTCGACATAAGCAACCCTCTCTTTCTTATAATTCTTACTTGCTCTGGCCTTTTCAAATTTTAAGCGTTCGACTTGTCGAACCCTATATGCTAATTGGGCCATGTCTCTTAGATGCTGGGTGTCTAACTTTTTCCTGATGGAATAGTCCAGACCTCTAGCGGTCATTTCGACCAACTCGTGTTCAGGTACTATTGTAAAGCATCTAGATTTTAACAAGCGGAACCTATTCAGATAATCATCTATAGGTTCGGTGAATTTTCTCTTGATGCTGGCTAGTTCCTTAAGACTTATCTTAGTTTggcccatgtagaattgttcatgaaaCAATCTTTCTAATTGGGGCCAAGCATCTATGGAATTTGGTGGCAAAGTCGTAAACCACGTGAAAGCGTTCTTTGTTAaagaactagggaaatatttCATCCTCAAGTTCTCACTGTTCGCCAAATCCCCTGCCTCAGTTATGTATCTAGCTATATGCTCTATAGTGGATTCACTAGTATCccctgagaatttggtgaacttagggatTTTACAACCCCTTGGTAATTCTATTTGCAGGACATACTCTGACAGAGGAGAAGAATAGTTTGGCCGTCGAAGTCCCGTGTTTAGACCATTCTGGGCCATGATTCTCTCTATCATACTGGTTAGGTCATTTTCCATCATGTTTTCCCGCCTAACCCTATGAATTACTTCGTCTGCGTCCTGGTCTCTATTAACCATTATCACTCTCCTAGGTTGTTCTTCAGGGACTTCCCGTCGAATTGGCTGTTGTTCCAATCTTGCTCCCATGACTCTTTCGTCAGGGGCTTGCCTTTGTGGTTGAACCTGATCTATCGTTGGTTCTTCGCCCTGGATTATAACCTGGTTTGGCCTGCGTCGAACCGCAGGTTGTGGGGCGCCTAGAAAATCTGCTACGCATCCCATCTGTGTTGACAATTGTTGGTATGTTTGGGCGTTGTCAGTATTAGTCCTATTCACATTCTGTATTAACAGAGAGAAAATGGTATTCATTTCTCTGGCCAGaactcctaccatatcatggttactggcatccatttgttgtctaaagGCTGCCTGATTATTCGTTGTAAGGGTAGGTAGTAGGGTGGGGATTCCTTGTGATTGGTTATTTCGACCTATATGGTTCATGCCGGATCCAGAATTTTGGATTGGCGAAATAACCGTATTATGTGGCTGAGTATATATGGAATAATTGTTTTGAAGCCCTGCCATGGCAGTTGATGGCATTCCATAAGGGTAATCTCTCACAGGCCTAAAGTTTTCGAATCCTGGTGGCCTAGGGGTTGAAACTGCAGGCATATCTGCCGCGCCTGATATGATAGGCATTACTATCAAATTATGCAAGGCCATGGATCCAATCGTTGGTATGGCCTGTGCATTAGGGATTTCAGTGGATACATTAATCGAATTTGCTCCGATTGTGCCCGTTCCCTGGGGGGAGGACTGTTCCCCTTGACTGGTTGTATTAACCATCTTTTTTGCGTTTTTTTCTGTTGGTTATAGGTTGTGAATTATTGACTATCCTGCCACTTCTAAGGATCATACAACACCAATTTTTAAACCAAAAGAATAACGCCAATTTTGCGAATAAAACAACTGTTGTAATCAACAATCCTTTTGacactgtcccactgggcgtgccaatttgtttaccagtgatttctgataaacaaccgctagtcttccaaatttatatatttttggtaactcgcaggatcgactagattgatcctaggacatgtgtcttAAGAATTGTTATTACTGTGATTTGACTCATAGTTACGTTTGTTTCTAATTTGTGAATGACAAAAGTCTTTAGACAACGATTCTAAGTGAAACTTATGACTTTATGAACAAAGTAAATGACGATAATTTGGTATTAAAAGGTTTAAAGATAGTGATAAGGGCTAGGAAAGGTAAAGATAAATAACTCGAAGTCAATGCTCTATGTTTTAAGAAAGTACTGGAAATGAAGATTCTGGCGGAATGTAAATGCAGAAATGAAAAGTAATGATAAACTACTGAAAAATAAGGGCAATTCGACAGATAAAAGGCAGTAAAAATACTTTGATTTAAACAATTGGTATGAAAAATATAACATGAACGAAActtatggtgttcttcatacatacattttcagcgtaaaactcttttctctcgctccGGTATTTCGAGTGTATTTTGTGAATTTCTGTATATCTGTTTGAACACACCTTGAATCTAAAACTAAGATCCCTATTTATAGTAATTCGACCTTAACGGCCTTTACATGTATGACTGTCACATTCGTCGTTCCCAAGCGTTGCATATCTTAGATGTTTCCACTTGTTGATCTGACGAAACGACTCTGTTTTAAATTTCAAATACTTCCGCTTGAAGTCTCGACTCTGTAAACACCTATGTCGAAGAGAGCTTTATGAAAACCCAAAAATCTTCTAAGTTCCAGGCTTCGACAACAAATAATTGCTTACCCACAAAGAGAATTAAAACAGCTTCGCTACAGTCATTTCTCGCTTATTCTCAAAACTTAATATTTCCAAAGACCTTTTAACTGTCTGTCGAAATCCCCAGCTAAAAAATTGCCCCCAAGAAATGTCTATTTCGAATTACTGTAGAAATGGACATTTTTTGCATTTACCAGATTTCGACCAGAGACCTTTCATAGTCCTAAAAGTCCACGTTTGTCAGTTAATCATGATAAACTTTTTTAAAACGTCTCATCAGAACGTGTGCGCAGTTATATATCATCATGAGTTTCAACTTCCAAGAAAATAAATAGTATTCCCTGTCCACTTTTCTCAGAAAAACTTCCACGTGGCCCACTATCCTAGTAAAGTGTAACCAGTCAGCCTCATAGGTTCAGCATTATAAAAGCACATTTgtcatttttctctctcttttcaCGAAAATCTCCAGTTTTTTCTCTaagttcatcttcttcaacctttCTGAAAAACGCTTCTTCTTCCTTAAACCCTAATCATTCAAAATCTCCAAAGTCTACTACAATGTCTTCTGATAAGCAACAAAAACAGTCAAAGAACATCAAGGGTGCTGGATCTTCAAAGAGTTCCATTTCCCAGAACATTCCAACCAGCGCAACCATCACTGTTGGGGACCGAGAATACATCACTGCTCCAAAACTCTTGAAAGAACAGAAAGCAATTTTCGCTTCTCAGGTAATGGTTCCTTCTCTTCTTTCTGGAAATGCTTTAGGGTTTCTAGGCCCATTAGTATCTGACGAACATTTAGAGAAGTGTGCTCAATTTTTTCCTTGTCACCATACTACTAAACCCATAGCCAACAAAACCCTTTCTTCTAAAGACAATGAGGATCTAAACCAGAGAGAAGCTTTTCAACTGGACTTTATTACTGATACTTTCAGACCTTTTCGGTCTTGTCCAACCCTAGATAAATCCTATCTTGCTTGGTTAACAAAAGTTGAGAAGAAGAAAGCCTCACTTTGGAAAGAATTGGGTATTTTTGACCTAATCCAGATGTCGAAGCTTGGATTTAGTTATTGTCAGCCTTTATTACTCTCTAGCCTATATTTCTGGGATAATACCTATAACACGTTTCATCTTCCTTGTGGAATGATGACTCCCAGACTTTTCGATGTAGCTGCCATTGCTGGACCTCCTCCGATAGAAGAAACCTTCGACCCCTACCAAGACTGTGAAAACTTGATTGATTTCAACGTTAAGAACGCTTCATTCAGTATTTACATTAATCTATATCACGCTGATGGTGAAGAGGTTTCTGATATAGAACACATAGCATTCTTAGGTCTATGATTGTCCAAATTCTTCTTTTGCTGTAAATCTCTACAAGTTGCTAAGAGATTTCTAACGCTCGCTAACCAATTGCATGTTGGTCGAAGAGTGTGTTTGAGTGAACTCTTGTTGGCTAGTTTGTACGAAAGTCTATGATCAGCTAGTGCTAAGCTAAAGGAATACGAAGCTGGCACCAATATATTACTATCTGGGCCTTATCGGCTTCTTCAATTGTGGCTTAATGCCACTTCCGAATCCTTTTTGCCAACACGAGGAAACATCGAAGAAGATGCCCCAGAGATAATGAATTGAAGTATTGAGGGCACCAGACTCCTTCGACTGACTCCAGCTGATGACGTTGATAATTTACAAACTTCCCTCACCAAATACACTTTGATGTTCTCAAAACGTCATCATTTCCTTCCTTCGATGGCTCCTTTTGCCAGTCGAACGCATGGTCCTTCCTGGTTTACTGCCTCGCTCGAAGACGCTGTGAAAAATGCCAACACAGAGATCAAAGAGATATGGCGTGCCTTTCTCCTTCCAAGGCTACTTGTTTCTAGGATTCTGCCAGTGAAGAGTCACGTGTGTCTGTTGGCTTATCATgtaaaaatgcatttttgatGTCAGGTTGATGAAGAGGCCAATGTCGAATGGCTGCAATGGCTAAAAGAAGTCTGTCAAATGCCATCTTGGCTACATGCGAGAAAATATCACTATAATCCAACTCAAAAATCTGAGTGTATCCTTTGGCTACCAAGCGAGCTTTAAACCGATTGATCTTACCATTTGGTCCAACCTTCACTGTATAAAGCCAACGACAACCTACTAAAGATTTTCCAGGGGGTAGAGGAACCAATTCCCAAGTACCACTACTTTGAAGAGCACACATTTTACCAATCATTGCTTGCCTCCACTCAGGGTGAGATAATGTTTCACCTAGAGTTTTAGGAATAGAAACAAAAGACAAAAGAAGACAAACAAATATTCTTCAAAGGGGAAAAACGATGAtaacataaataaatataatGTGGAGAAGGATTTTGTGTTTGACATATACATTTTCAAAGGGAAATCATAAGATCAAACTCAGGTTGCAGGATCAAATTTGGTGATGGCGAAGGCGTCGAAGGAAAGTCTGTAATGACCTCAGAGGCAGGAATGACCTCAGGGATAGGTATGATAGAAGTTGGTTGGTGATGCTGATATGTTTGAAGTGGACGAGAAGTTAGGGGGGAGGGGGTCAACAGTAGGGGTATTTAGTGTGTCATGTTCCCTCGAATGACGAGGAATAATGACAAATGGGAATTCCAGAAGATGTGTGGGAGTACTTTTCTGAAGGGGTTCCGGAGTTACTTGGCTTGACTCGAAATATGGAACAAACTCAAAGAAGGTGACATCGGCTACGAGGTATCATTGTAGAGTATGTGAATAACAACGATAATCCTTTTTGGATCAATGATAACCAAGAAAGACACACTTGAGTAATCAAGTTGATAGTTTATCAAGTCTAGGGGGGAGATTGTGTACAAAACATGTTGACCCGAAGACTCGAGGTGGAATTGGGTGAAAGGGAGAGTTTGGAAACAGGATTGAATGAGGGATTTTATTATTAAGCACAGATGAGGGCATGCGATTTATAAGATAACATCTCGTGAGCACAACATCTCCCCAAAATCGGAGAGGAACATTGCAATGGAGAAGTAGGGTACGAGTGATTTCTACGAGATGTCGATTTTTACGTTCGGCTACCCGTTTTGTTAAGGTGTATGAGGGCAAGATGTTTGGTGGAGAATACCATTGGATGACATAAAAGTTTGAAATTGTTGGGATAAATATTCACGTGCATTGTCACTTCTTAGGGTATGAATAGACGAATCAAATTGGATTCTTATTTCCTGATAATattgttcaaaaatagaaaataatttaGATCTGTTCTTCATTAAAGATAGCCACATGCAATgtgaaaaatcatcaataaaggtTACAAAATACCTAAACTCGAATGTAGACGCAATACGAGAGGGATCCCAAACATCGGagtgaactaaagcaaaaggggACGTAACCCATTTATTGACTCAATCGGGAAAATGACTACAAGTATGTTTCCCTATTTGACAAGACTCACAATGTAAAATGGATAATTTAGATAAGTCGGGCACTAACTTTTGTAGCTTGTGAAGACTTGGATGATCTAACTGCGAATGTATAGTGAATGGAGAATCTGTGATGGAGCATGTGGTAGATGACGCAGAGAAGTAGTAGAGGCCTTGAGACTCACATCTGACACTAATCGTTTGCCCCAAAGTCCGATCTTGCAAGGTAACATTATTGTTAGTAAAAGTGATAGAATAATTAAGGGATCGAGTTAAACGACTGACTGCCAGTAAATTAAATGAGCAATTAGGTATGTATAGGACAGAAGTAACATAGAGAGATAATAGAATTTGAACAATGTCAATCCCTTGAGATCGGGTTTAAGAACCATTTGCGACAATTATACTAGGTAGGAAACCAAAAGTAGAGAGGGAAGAGAAAAGACCTTTATTTCCGGTAACATGATCAGATGCACCAGGATCGAGGATCCAAGCACCAAGAGGAGATGAATGAGAGAAGCAAACCGATGAATTACCAGTGTGTGCAACTGAAGCCATGTAATTAGAGTTTTAATTAGTCTGACACCACCATAGAAAATCCTCGTAGCTTGGCGTAGAGTTCTGAAGAGAAGGTGAAGTCTGCAGAGTGTCTGAGTGATTGATTTGAGGTGCATTTATCTGGCATGTAGGTCTACCATGCAACTTCCAGCAACGATCAATAGTATGCCCAAGACGATTACAATATTCATACTTGGGACGAGGTTTGGAGTTGGATGACCCTCCTCGAAAGCGATTTTGATTATTGCCAAGAGATGCAAGGGCAACAATGTCACCTGGTGTCAGAGCAAAAATATATGGAGGGGAAACTGGGCCAAAAGCATGTGGTGTAGCCAAGCGCAACAGTTGTTCACTAACTGCATCATAGTTAGGAACAATAGTACCTGATAAAATCAGGTTACAAATAGACTCATGCTCTGAGGGTAATCCGATAAGTGCCATGATCATGAAAAATTTACTCTGTTGTTCGGTATGAGCTGTTGCATCTTTTGCGTAAGGCATGATGGTGGCGAAATTTGCTTTCAAGGCATCATGCTTACTCAGATAGGCTTGCATATCCATATTCTCCACCTTCAGAGTGTTGATTTTGTGGATGACTCTATATAAATAATGAACATCATTGGAGAAGACTTTTTTGGCCTTTTTCCAAACCTCATAGCAAGTGAAGAAGGCTTGGTGTTGCGCTTGGAGATTAGGTGCTACGGAAAACCATAACACAATGCACATAGATGCATCAGTTTTCTTCCATTTAGAAAGTTTGACGACGAGAACATCATCAACTTTTGTGGTTAAGTGATCTTCATATCCCTGACTGTGAAACCACATCTTAACAACATCAACCCATATGTTGTAGTTGGATGAGTCATATAGCTTTGCACATGGAATACGCAAAACTTTGATAAATGAATCACTAAAACCAGAATTGGTGTCTCCCATGGCTTGGACAACAAAATAACGAAGTGAAATCGGGGTTGTTTGCACAAGAGCACTATTTTCCGTGAGCCGAAAAGTAAAACAGAGGCCGGATCTGCCACGGATGGGGAGAGGCAAGTAGACTGGTAGAAAAATGGTCGAAATCGTCAGCAAAACGCGCTGGCACGTGCAGGGCAACGACGAAAAGAGGACAATGGCCGGATCAGAGGGCGGAGAGTTGGATGGTGGGGTCGGTTTTCCGAAACGTCGCCGGGAGTGTTGCCAGAATAGTAACGACAACATAGTGGTTACCTGAGAATTTTAAAAGTGACAGGCAAATCGGAGTGATAACACGGTTTGTAATTTTTGTTCTCACGGAAGACAGTGGGTCAACAGGGTAAAGCACAACGAAAAAAGAATTGCCTCTTGGCAGACTCTAAATACCATGTTGAAATAGGCGAGCTAAGAGACATTTATATTAAATCCTGTGTTTTGAAAAGTACTACAAATACATTATTATATATAAAGAGAGATTACAACTAATTAAATGATATAGTCGACGTAGGACTATTCTATATACAAATATTTTTaacattatatttacaaatatcaacaaatttatttgacCTCAACGTATAAATTAAAATGGAAACCTCATTCGAAATATAACTTATTCACCTGTTTATACATTTTCTATGAACAAGTTTCTAATTGATTTCTCCTTCTTTCTGGCGAACCTAGAATGATTTCCAATGAATTTCTGATAGTACTGACTTATATTTTTTACCTCCTTTTTGTCTGCAATATTTTAAAAACTTATTTGGGAGTCAAGATATAAATCTTACAAGCATGTGAATATAACTCTGCATATAAGTCTCTTGCATCAACTGAATTTCCTAGTTCCAGATCTAGGTTAGACTAAAATGAAGTTACTATGGCTTTCGATGTCCTCTACATTAATTTCACTTTAGAACTATATTGGTGCTggtatgtgtcataccccaaaatttgcccgttaatcttgcaagacattttcAAGGCACTCTCActcatttttcaaggcattgatcttaaaagaacaaaggcccaacTCACAagtggccaaatccagaaaatgactcaaaatggcttgctcgctaggcgagcaaaatccttcgcctagcgaacccttcgctacgccactcgcctagcgaagcttgcgaataccagaaaattctgggcttcattctgagcccatcaggtcacaaaaattattataaatagcagagcttcattcagagAAAAGACAGACAGAggcagacggacagaaaccctagccaggaaaccctaacagaagcaacacagcaAACCCAGGAGGCTAACCCAGAAAgttcagagcaaccctaaaggaaaccccgaaggaaactcatcggcaccaaggttatctccgcccaactcaatccggcaccaaccctatgagtgacttgccaattcaagatcgcaattcaattgcaaacaggtttgcattactattaccgctttatgttcttaatttgcatatggcattatgattgaatttataaaaatatcttaagttttgcatgtgaatttaagtatgtatggatatcttgaacgttaaccatgtaatttctatgatggatgccatagggtgtggagctttctggaattgtactgttgtagcctacggttaaaagatgattgtcccttcgaatgctaaggtatccttacaaatgttgccttcaatgaccaatcgatgaccctacgatgaccctttacatccaaaggatagAATTACTTACTTttcaatagtaaggacagttctaCCCTCATAAGcataggaaatgcccataaagaccttgggtaggtataactcttaaatgctgaatcacaactcaaaatacttttcacacctcactttgcaaaacatctactagaaaatcaccacttggtatacgttcgcactagaatcattgccaagttatatttttctcaacagttttctaaacagctttcaaaattaaacgagataaacactttgtatacattcgtacaagaatcattacaaagttaaactctctttccaaaacattttctaagcaattcacaaacactttttcagacaagaaaaacataagtgatcaagcaattaagagcccatggataaccatggatacaaagggtgctaacacattccctttgtataatgtacctcccgaacccaaaatctaattaaggtctttcctgttcttttccgcctttcctaattggataaaagaaaactcggtggcgactcttgctatccgcgacatttgctttccaaagcaaaaacacacaaaagtcagttcaccgtatgacagaactggcgactctgctggggaggacaaagagaggttaccttaaaaaaaaaggatcacttatttgaattgtctgatttacttttaagggattgcttgggtatttttgagtgaaagatcctacacccggatctagtgtaccttaggtaagtagcaatagatcatcgcgactatccggcgtatactggaatggttaaaatgatggctacggttaatgtgacactttggatgtcctgatgttcctcatgtttacttgaggagaaatttggcgtctgcgtggtgccatccaagcattaaccagacctttagaaccctaattgactcatcctggccattagaaagtagtgagataactgacttcggttccgactggggttggttgagactcgatactacactctttgagattggactttagggaagctttggtcaaccacttggtgttgcactgaagtggacttaaaggaaggtcaatgattggagatccttttagaacccggttactattctaggacaggttgaaccaaccaaacttcagtggggagggtacttacctatggaactcatgcaagccttaaaacctaggaatgattgcggtgtgacttgcttgtgcttgttatttacataacaacataacatcataacatcataacatcatggcattgtactaatcatttcaaggacttagggatttgACTTTGCTCTGTaacagggctatggcttccaggaagactatccggatcaatcttgtagagatctctcctcaactcaaggatttagtgtcagaacttcctgatcatgctcagttcatcaagaaacatggttccctcctcaatttggttaccaccggtttcaaagaagatatgacgagagttttattccagttcttcgaccctaaacatcattgcttcaccttcccggattatcagttggtacccacattagaagaattttccaggctgcttgggatacctatccttgatcaagcacctttcagtggtttagagaagattctgaagtctgaagaagttgccgcagctttacacatgacaaagtccgacatcgaaactaattgggtaacaagaagtggagtcaagggtttacttgccaaatttctgataaataaggcccgggaattcttaaaagttacggatgtccatgctttcgaggatgtcctagcattactaatctatggtttggtgttattccctaatccagaacaattcatagacatgaatgctattaagatatttctcactcataaccctgtgcctaccttgcttggagacattttgcattcccttcacactcgtactatgaaaaggcaagggactctcatgtgctgcgtacctttattgtctaggtggtttatttcgcaccttcctcaatcagtcttgaaga containing:
- the LOC127082577 gene encoding uncharacterized protein LOC127082577, producing the protein MSDLPIQDRNSIANRAMASRKTIRINLVEISPQLKDLVSELPDHAQFIKKHGSLLNLVTTGFKEDMTRVLFQFFDPKHHCFTFPDYQLVPTLEEFSRLLGIPILDQAPFSGLEKILKSEEVAAALHMTKSDIETNWVTRSGVKGLLAKFLINKAREFLKVTDVHAFEDVLALLIYGLVLFPNPEQFIDMNAIKIFLTHNPVPTLLGDILHSLHTRTMKRQGTLMCCVPLLSRWFISHLPQSVLKNEQNLKWSQRIMSLSHSDIRWCPHLKENVIIIDRCGEFPNVPLLGIRGGITYNPALALRQFGCARRDGPHEIIIQGTVFDYDNDSQGLRQRFVRAWGMVKRSTLGQKNFIPMEPYLRWVCARARELVMPYLAAGPLIVEPEVEGGTSQIISYPDMPIDVEELKRSWIQLREERDTFEAQFCAERKKVYNTTTTNNH